A genomic window from Megalobrama amblycephala isolate DHTTF-2021 linkage group LG2, ASM1881202v1, whole genome shotgun sequence includes:
- the bbip1 gene encoding BBSome-interacting protein 1, with the protein MPEVKSMFREVLPKQGQLSMEDVPIMVLCKPKLLPLKSVTLEKLEKMQQEAQEIIKQQELALKDQQ; encoded by the exons ATGCCTGAAGTGAAGTCAATGTTTAGAGAGGTTTTGCCTAAACAAG GTCAGCTTTCCATGGAGGACGTGCCCATCATGGTCCTATGCAAACCAAAACTCCTCCCTCTGAAGTCTGTGACGCTGGAGAAACTGGAGAAGATGCAGCAAGAAGCTCAGGAGATCATTAAACAACAAGAATTGGCTTTAAAGGATCAACAATAG